The following DNA comes from Eleginops maclovinus isolate JMC-PN-2008 ecotype Puerto Natales chromosome 8, JC_Emac_rtc_rv5, whole genome shotgun sequence.
CATATTACGTTTTTTaaccaaaaaaggaaacagagatTTATTAAGCAAAGCATTTGCCAAGCTGTGTCTGTTACCAGCAGTTTGTATcttcttgtctttatttttccttagCAAGACCAGTCCTGCTGTATCCTCAGCCCAGAACTgtccttctcctgctgcagcaccCAATgctaaaaatgtcaaacagatGCTTCTGGACTGGTGCAGGGCCAAAACAGAGCCATATGAGGTAAACATGCCCTACGTCTTTTTGTCTGTAAATTATTGCCTAGTGGAGCTATATATAGCTCTGCCCCTTACGTTTCCTTCTCTGCCACTACTTCTCCTAAACTGAAACAAATCAGGGGGTGAACATCCAAAACTTCTCCTCAAGTTGGAAGGATGGTATAGCCTTCTGCGCCTTGGTGCACCGCTTCTTCCCCGATGCATTCGAGTATTACATCCTCAACCCCACCAAGCCCAAGGAAAACTTTCAGCTGGCTTTTAGCACTGCCGAGTGAGTCGTCTTTCCTTATATGAAGAAGCAGGAGCATCTTGTCTGATACAAAATCCAGTCGTGCCTTGCAGttgaaaataaagtcatttatcAAAGTCTGACTCAAGTGgttttgtctctctgtctctctgcaggaggctGGCTGGCTGCCCCCCCCTGCTGGACCCTGATGACTTAGTCCGGATGAAAGAGCCTGACTGGAAGTGTGTGTACACGTACATCCAGGAGTTTTATCGCTGCCTGGTGGAGAAAGGCCTGGTGAAAACCAAATCGCGATCGTAGACTCTGAGAAGTCAGAAAAGCTTTGATAATCAGCTGTGATTTTATAATTTACACAATCAACACGCACAAGCTGAGATCAAAAAGATAATGCTACGCacgtttttacatttctgagtAGATATTACGTATTTAATGTGTCTGGGTGATGACTATTCACAGTGCCTTATGTGTAGCCTTTGTGTGGTTGTATTAGAAAGGACTTGTGCTCTCAGTGGACAGCTGGCGCTTGGGTTAAATGCATTCCTCTGAGATTACACATCTGCAATAATCCCAGTCAGCGCTATAGAGACTCTGGGAACACATTTTATCATGATGCTGTTGAGGGCCTGAGGGTGTGAGtattaaaaaagcatttaataaaaatcCTTCTGTTAttcattttgtccttttttttataaaactgatAGTTAAAGTTAATGGTACCATAGATACTAAGTGGTGTATTTACCTGATACATTATTCAGTATTCACAACTACTCGTGTTTTATTCAAGACTATTCCACTTTGTTATAGATAGCTTTGATTTATGTTCAGATTGGAATTTAGACTTTAAATTTATAATAGAAAACCTGTTCGAAATGTAGGACTTTGATTTTAAAAGAGGCGTCAATGAcaggaaatgtaatttgtaGGATCCAGTGTTTTATGAGCTTGACAAACACTAGAGACTATCTCACCCCCCTTCTTCTATCCTCTGCCTTTTGTGAAGCCCCTGACTTTAAGGAGGTGCAATACTAAGATGGCCTGAATACTCCTTTTAATACAACAATTCCCCTAATCTAAGTattatgtggtgtgtgtgtgtgtctatatcaCATTCGTCCGATCCACTTCACACTTGGTGGATGTATTGCTGGGGCCCCAAGGGAGTGCAGTGCCAGATGTGGTATTTTTTGGCCAGATGGAAACATTATGACAACAAAATTGGCCTGAAACCTTTGGACCGTAAGACTCACAAACAAAATCTGTCCATCAAGGCTAATCTGTCCTTAAAAGCCTCGTCTGAACCCATTTCCACCtagatttttcttttggtcTCTTTTTGCCCCTGCAAAGTCTTTACATTTTGAGCAATTCTCACCATTTTTGATATAGAACATCTTTTGACCAAACTGGGAAAAGTCACTGGTTCATACTTTCGATGTTCCTTAGCTGGCCCTTTAtattacaacacatttcatatttcCTGAAAGTTTAGTGCTACTGCAACCTTTTTCTTTAGACAAGTGTAGATATGATGTCTGAGTGACCATGACCAATTCTGTGTCATTTTGTAAACAGGTGGCGCTGTAGAAGCATCACATAAATATAAAGGAAGGAATCTCTTTCTCCAAATGTGCACTCGGTCTGTACTGTCCCTGGCATTTTACGAAAACCAAGGATCCAATCAACTTAAGACTTGTTGGGTTTAACGCTGATTACCCAAGGGAGTGCATTGTCAAACAATACAATAGGCCCAATTAAAATGGGCACGGTCTCCAAACAGCCACAATAGACATATTGACACATTTCACAGTTCATGTGCTAAATAATGTTTACTTTACATAGGAACTTCCAGGGAAGATGTTCTGTATCAAAACTGGGGACAATTGctcaaaatgtaaagatgtagccggggaaaaaaagacaaaaagaacaaTCTGGGTGCAAAAAGGTCCAGGCTTTTACGGATTCGCCTTGATTGACAGATTTTGTTAAAATGCCATGGTATTTCAGGgtaaatattagtttttaatCAGCACAATATTAAGAAAATCTTAATAAAATAGAACcaagaaatataatataatgtcaaGGTATAAACAGCTAGAtaaaaaagtagttttaattGCCGACTAAATTCATTGATTGCATACCAAAGATAGCTCCAACAGACCGAAATTTAGATATTGGCATGCTGATCAATTCCCCCCTCCAGTGACGCACTGGTGCCAGATTAATGCGTCAGTGAAAGGACAGATGCTCAATCATTTCTGGCCTGATGCCCTTTTTGGCAGctgatttttgttttgcctttgaTGCTCTGCCCGCCCCCTCAGGTGCACTCATATTTTTCCCAGAGTgcacagagcgagagagggtGGCAGTACCGCGGGTGTGCTGGAGGTGGATGACGGAGAAGTGCACATCTGCTTCGGCCAGCTGTAGACAGGAGAGAGATAGTGATTAGTAGGATGAGTTATAACCAGCCGTCGTGTCGTTGTTTATACATCAACATGCAAGAGATCGGAAACATCAACCGTGACCGCCTACTCCTGTCCTGACAGCCGGACTCCTCTGCACCGACACGGAAACGCTCGTTGCTCGCGGTACCGACGGGGCGCCTCGTTCCTGCAGGTTGGCTGTTGCTGGGTCAGTGTGTCTCCGGATTGAACATctaaaaatccccaaaaatctTTTAATGTGACAGCACGGTCGCGTTGATTGACGTGCGAGAAAACAAAGGAGACTGATGCTGAAGCCCTCTGTGAAATTGTGAGATCACCTTCGCGGTTCACCTtggaagaaagtaaaaaaagaaaacgcatGAAAGGTAAGACTGGGGTTTTCATGAGGATGTTTTTATTGCACCTGCGTGTGTGTCTTGATTCTGAATGAGAAATTGTTCTATATGGTGTTTCCAATGAGTCAAGCCTGGTGTTATGAAGCTGTCATTTACTTGACTCGCAGGCTCGTGGGCTATGATGTGGACACTGGATCTCTGAGGTGGC
Coding sequences within:
- the smtna gene encoding smoothelin, with product MESKTHVGSAVETSVELSAIEDEEVLNKMLDNAKDFEERKILRAALRDLLKKKRDKREQDRGSRQQDLRQQGLSKGGTTGGAVSIGRASMNQQPPTKKTSGQASPSVGSKTSPAVSSAQNCPSPAAAPNAKNVKQMLLDWCRAKTEPYEGVNIQNFSSSWKDGIAFCALVHRFFPDAFEYYILNPTKPKENFQLAFSTAERLAGCPPLLDPDDLVRMKEPDWKCVYTYIQEFYRCLVEKGLVKTKSRS